Below is a window of Sulfitobacter sp. SK012 DNA.
TGCCGCCGTGCATTGCCGGAAATGGTTTCGAATGGCGGTGGCTCGGTTGTCATCACAGCCTCCATCGCCTCGGAACTCGGATATGCACTTGAAGCGTTATACTGCATGTCCAAAGGCGCTGTCCTTCAACTGGCCCGCACTATTGCCGTGGAATACCGTGAGCAAGGCATTCGCTGTAACGCTGTCTGCCCGGGGTTTGTTAAAACTGCACATGGCTTACGCGAGATTGCGGAGCTTGATGATGCTGGCCAAACTTGGGAGGATGGCGATCTAGTCGCCACACAGGGCCGTATCTGCGAGCCGGAAGAAGTGGCAACGGCAGTAACATTTCTCGCCTCAGATGATGCGAGCTTCGTCAATGGACATGCGCTCTATGTTGACAATGGATGGTACACGAAAGGGTGAGTTTTCGGCGATACAATCGGCCAGCTTGCACTTTGAGCCGTTAGTTGCTTCCCCTCAATTCGCAGTCTGCCACGGCGATGAAAGGGACCGGCCATGTGCTCAAATTCCGACAGTTACTTGGTCAACGCCGTCATTTTTCTCATCGGGGATGTCGAAGCGCCGGGGTTCATGAACGTGTAAAATGGACACTGCTCAAAGCATGATCGACTACACCGAAGATCGCTTCGATAAATTGAGTCCAATGTGATATTTTTCGCGGGTATCGCGAACATCAGCAGTGGATGACCTGAAAGACATCTGATCCTGCCGCGACCGCGGCGCGCACACCTTCTGCAGAATCTTCAATGACCAGCGTTTTGGCCGCCGGGAACCCCAATTTTTGGATCGCGCGAGTAAAGATGTCGGGGGCTGGTTTTGCAGGAAGATCATCAGAGACTGAAACAACGAGGTCGAAATACCCCAGTAAGTTGATCGCCTGCAAGGAGGCGGTTGCGACTTCAACTTCCGCATTGGTTCCCACTGCCAGTGGATGCGACTGGCCAATCGTTTGAACAAGCTCAACCGTTGCGACAATGGGCGACACTTCAGTTGCCGTGCTGATAAACGCATCAATGCTCTGCCGAGTCGCCAAGTGAACGTCAAAAGGTCCCGACACATCCGCCGAGAAGGCCGACAGGAGTGACTGGCGGTCAAGGCCTGTTCGGTGTGCATACCAGCGGCGATTCAAGTCATACCCCTGCGCGCGCACGGCGGCCTGAAATGATTTAAAATGAGTTTCGCTGCTGTCGACCAACGTCCCGTCACAGTCAAAAATCACCGCGCGGTAACCGCCCGCGATGATCTCCGAGTGCCAGTTCTTTGACGAGACCCGTCGCTGGACTCCACCGGAAAACAGGATGCTATCCATGGTAAACCAACGCCTCCATTCTATGCTGCCACAAGACGTGAAAGGCCTGCGTCAAATTGAATTGCAACGGTGTCACCTTGTGCGAATGGTTTCTCCGTCACGCCAGTGATAACCAAGAGTGATCCGATTGGACTTTCCACCGTGTATTGAATTTCTTTGCCGAGGTAGGCCGCGTAGCTGACCTCTCCTTTGATTCCGGGTTGATCGGCGGTCGCCAGATGCAAATTATGGGGTCTCAGAACCATTTTGGCTTTACCTTTTTGCAGCGCACCGTCACGGACTTGATATTTCTCACTTCCCAAAATCACTGTGGCTTTGCCATTTGAAACGCTCTCAATTTCGCAGTCTGCTAAATTAGCATCTCCGATGAAGTCCGCGATGAAGGCAGAACTCGGCGTCTCGTAGAGGTCGTTCGGCGAACCTTCTTGAGCGATCTCGGCATTTTTCATCACGATAATGCGGTCTGATACAGCCATCGCCTCTTCTT
It encodes the following:
- a CDS encoding SDR family NAD(P)-dependent oxidoreductase translates to MSETSRGRLVGKTAVITGGAAGIGRATSLMFAREGARVVIIDIQEHAGKETVEMIEQAGGTGHFYHADVSKSKEVDGAFDAIKADIGAYDILFNHAGTIIVKPLHESTEEDYDRLMDINVRSAFLVCRRALPEMVSNGGGSVVITASIASELGYALEALYCMSKGAVLQLARTIAVEYREQGIRCNAVCPGFVKTAHGLREIAELDDAGQTWEDGDLVATQGRICEPEEVATAVTFLASDDASFVNGHALYVDNGWYTKG
- a CDS encoding HAD family hydrolase, yielding MDSILFSGGVQRRVSSKNWHSEIIAGGYRAVIFDCDGTLVDSSETHFKSFQAAVRAQGYDLNRRWYAHRTGLDRQSLLSAFSADVSGPFDVHLATRQSIDAFISTATEVSPIVATVELVQTIGQSHPLAVGTNAEVEVATASLQAINLLGYFDLVVSVSDDLPAKPAPDIFTRAIQKLGFPAAKTLVIEDSAEGVRAAVAAGSDVFQVIHC